From the genome of Abyssicoccus albus, one region includes:
- a CDS encoding competence protein ComK, translating into MNYPFSPTSMYLMTNRDIQYKTKIVDVMNTEHYTEQSPYELLNQMLLILGTNIDCRKNQLKTYHDIHKFHPIVIDGMSREAYFPVKYYSRRNYDYINAKYFFGAKPYKDGTIITFNNDASLIVEAPYRFVLKQYEQTLRLIEYEYKVFEHRAIYQVNLNDPTKL; encoded by the coding sequence TTGAACTATCCATTTAGTCCAACATCGATGTATTTAATGACGAATCGAGATATACAGTATAAGACGAAGATTGTTGATGTGATGAATACTGAACACTATACGGAACAATCACCCTATGAGTTGTTAAATCAAATGTTGTTAATTCTTGGGACGAACATTGATTGTCGAAAAAATCAATTGAAGACATATCATGATATACATAAATTTCATCCCATCGTCATTGATGGGATGAGTAGAGAGGCCTATTTTCCAGTGAAGTATTATTCAAGAAGAAATTATGATTATATTAATGCGAAGTATTTTTTTGGAGCGAAGCCATACAAAGATGGAACAATCATTACGTTCAATAACGATGCATCATTAATCGTTGAAGCCCCTTATCGTTTTGTTTTAAAGCAATACGAGCAGACGCTTAGACTCATTGAATATGAATATAAAGTGTTTGAACATCGTGCAATTTATCAAGTGAATCTTAATGATCCGACGAAGCTTTAA
- a CDS encoding sigma-70 family RNA polymerase sigma factor has protein sequence MKPFEEVLMQYDRYIHYLIHKYKLYYDAEDAYQQLSIDLYLLTLKYDDTKDFDQYIKYQLNFKAIDYTRKTVKYYERHMLSDKHIEISKEDDDSLWLIDAHHLLNEYEYTWLNYALQGLSVQQMSQLMNKSESSIKGYRQNARLKLKPL, from the coding sequence ATGAAACCTTTTGAGGAAGTGTTAATGCAGTATGATCGTTATATTCATTACTTAATTCATAAGTATAAATTATATTATGATGCAGAGGATGCCTATCAACAGTTGTCTATTGACTTATATTTACTCACATTAAAATATGATGACACTAAAGATTTCGATCAATATATTAAATACCAATTGAATTTTAAGGCGATTGATTATACACGCAAAACTGTTAAATATTATGAGCGTCATATGTTATCAGATAAACATATAGAAATCTCCAAAGAAGACGACGATTCCCTTTGGTTGATAGATGCGCATCATCTGCTCAATGAATATGAATACACATGGCTAAACTATGCATTGCAAGGACTATCTGTTCAACAGATGAGTCAGTTGATGAATAAAAGTGAATCCTCAATTAAAGGATATCGACAAAATGCACGTCTTAAACTCAAACCCCTTTGA
- a CDS encoding YkvS family protein yields MEEELDIAEVGQIVKFKGMKGKVEKINDNSVIVDITINEDFDENEMFEKTVVNHKNYEIIE; encoded by the coding sequence ATAGAAGAGGAATTAGACATCGCAGAAGTTGGACAAATTGTAAAATTTAAAGGTATGAAAGGTAAAGTCGAAAAGATTAATGATAATTCAGTAATTGTAGATATTACAATCAATGAAGATTTCGACGAAAATGAAATGTTCGAAAAGACTGTTGTCAATCATAAAAACTATGAAATTATAGAATAA
- a CDS encoding TrkH family potassium uptake protein produces the protein MRYIQKLFKVLTPQQGIFLYYAVAMFIAFMLLKNPYIYEKDIHISNIDTLFVAVSALSVTGLTPVNIVDTYNQYGYVVIMIIMNLGAVGVMSIGTIVWLIFGKKISYKERKLIMVDHNQTQISGVVNMIIEIIQVILIIELVGAIIFTVYFYNDTYDIRHSLLQGIFASISATTNGGLDITGQSLIPYQDDYFIQFVTMILITMGAIGYPVLLEAKQFLSNNDPLERFSLNSKISVITYFALLLIGTIGIFLLEMFHSQKLMSWHGRLVNSLFQSVTTRSGGLTTIDTSLLNEATQLFMSGLMFIGASPSSAGGGIRTTTFALMILFIIQFSRGRQAIKVFNREIDPQDIQRAFAVLVLAGTIVFTSLLFCILFENGRHDLIDLIFEVASAFGTCGLSTGITGELTDGTKIIIMMMMFIGRVGFISFIITLGGKQSTDKVRYPKERILIG, from the coding sequence TTGCGATATATACAGAAGTTATTTAAAGTGTTAACACCTCAGCAAGGTATATTTCTATATTATGCTGTCGCAATGTTCATCGCATTTATGCTACTTAAAAACCCATATATATATGAGAAAGATATACATATCTCTAATATTGATACGCTATTTGTTGCTGTCAGTGCACTGAGTGTGACAGGATTAACACCTGTGAATATCGTTGACACTTATAACCAGTACGGTTATGTAGTGATTATGATTATTATGAATCTTGGTGCTGTTGGGGTCATGAGTATCGGAACGATTGTTTGGCTCATTTTTGGGAAGAAAATCAGTTACAAAGAACGGAAACTCATTATGGTTGACCACAATCAAACCCAAATCTCTGGTGTTGTAAACATGATCATCGAAATTATACAAGTGATACTCATTATTGAGCTTGTTGGTGCCATTATTTTTACAGTGTATTTTTATAATGATACGTACGATATTAGACATTCATTATTACAAGGTATTTTCGCCTCTATTTCAGCGACGACAAACGGTGGATTAGATATTACAGGTCAATCTTTAATACCGTATCAAGATGATTATTTCATACAGTTTGTGACCATGATCTTGATCACAATGGGCGCGATTGGATATCCAGTATTATTAGAAGCGAAACAATTTTTATCGAATAACGATCCGCTTGAACGGTTTAGTTTGAACAGTAAGATTTCAGTCATTACTTATTTTGCGTTGCTACTGATTGGAACGATTGGAATCTTTTTATTGGAGATGTTTCATAGTCAGAAGTTAATGAGTTGGCATGGCAGACTGGTTAATAGTCTGTTCCAAAGTGTAACGACACGAAGTGGTGGACTGACGACAATTGATACGAGCTTACTCAATGAAGCAACACAACTATTTATGAGTGGTCTCATGTTTATCGGTGCATCACCATCGAGTGCAGGGGGAGGAATTCGTACGACGACTTTTGCGCTAATGATTCTATTCATTATTCAATTTAGCCGAGGAAGACAAGCGATTAAAGTATTCAACCGTGAAATTGATCCACAAGATATTCAACGAGCTTTTGCGGTATTGGTTCTTGCAGGAACGATTGTATTTACTTCATTGCTGTTCTGTATTTTATTTGAGAACGGACGTCATGACTTAATTGATTTAATTTTCGAAGTGGCAAGTGCTTTTGGAACATGTGGTTTATCGACAGGTATTACTGGTGAGTTAACGGATGGGACGAAAATCATTATTATGATGATGATGTTTATCGGTCGGGTAGGCTTTATATCATTTATCATTACACTCGGTGGTAAGCAATCTACTGATAAGGTACGATATCCTAAAGAACGTATATTAATTGGATAG
- a CDS encoding S1C family serine protease, with translation MKFDKTEKIIIPREGYKRNKRLFYDENEQLIGKPRPTEKQPEEQEKQTVEKPQKQPSVKKSKPNKNVPKWLYLLIPLLGLLLIGALLWSLSNPTSTDEQPKEQTEKTTTTEEPSNNVKQSSDDLEEAIQHASKSVVSVINVEKQQETFGDEAKSAPQANPEKAGVGSGVIYKKDEHHAFIVTNRHVIQGAENLEVTISNGKRHKATLKGQDEWTDLAVLTIDANAIDSTIKMRNSDEINVGETAIAIGSPLGQAFQGSVSRGIVSGLNRTVPVDTNNDGSDDWEANVLQTDAAINPGNSGGALIDESGKLIGISSMKISMDNVEGMNFAIPSNEVQKVVEQLEENGKLERMYLGVMSSDLSHIPEGTLREVLKLPEDLREGVLVSYVEESSHASRAGLKAKDVITALNDEPMKSVLQFKKYLYYEANPKDKLTITYYRDGKKNTVTVDPTEDE, from the coding sequence ATGAAGTTTGATAAAACAGAAAAAATCATCATCCCTAGAGAAGGTTATAAAAGAAATAAGCGCCTATTCTATGATGAAAATGAACAACTCATAGGCAAACCGCGTCCAACAGAGAAGCAACCAGAAGAACAAGAAAAACAGACAGTTGAAAAACCTCAAAAACAACCATCTGTTAAAAAATCAAAACCTAACAAGAATGTACCGAAGTGGTTATATCTACTCATTCCGTTACTAGGTTTGTTACTGATCGGTGCATTATTGTGGTCACTTTCGAATCCAACATCAACAGATGAGCAACCGAAAGAACAGACAGAAAAGACAACGACTACAGAAGAACCATCAAATAACGTGAAACAATCGTCTGATGACCTGGAAGAAGCTATTCAACACGCTTCGAAGTCGGTTGTATCAGTCATTAACGTTGAGAAACAACAAGAGACGTTCGGTGATGAAGCGAAATCAGCACCTCAAGCAAATCCTGAAAAAGCAGGTGTTGGAAGTGGTGTCATTTACAAGAAAGATGAGCATCACGCATTCATCGTGACAAACCGTCATGTCATTCAAGGTGCAGAAAACTTAGAAGTGACGATATCCAATGGTAAGCGTCATAAAGCAACGTTGAAAGGCCAAGATGAATGGACAGATCTTGCGGTATTAACAATCGATGCTAATGCGATCGATTCCACAATTAAGATGCGTAATAGTGATGAAATTAATGTTGGAGAAACTGCAATTGCAATTGGCTCTCCTCTCGGACAAGCATTCCAGGGTAGTGTGTCGAGAGGGATTGTGTCAGGACTGAACCGAACAGTCCCTGTTGATACGAATAACGATGGTTCGGATGATTGGGAAGCTAACGTATTGCAAACAGATGCTGCAATCAATCCAGGGAACTCTGGAGGTGCGTTAATTGATGAATCAGGTAAACTCATCGGTATTAGCTCTATGAAGATCTCGATGGATAATGTTGAAGGGATGAACTTCGCCATTCCTTCAAATGAAGTACAAAAAGTGGTCGAGCAACTCGAAGAAAACGGAAAGCTTGAACGTATGTACTTAGGTGTTATGTCATCAGACTTATCACATATTCCTGAAGGGACACTTCGTGAAGTGTTGAAATTACCTGAAGATTTAAGAGAAGGAGTACTCGTATCATATGTTGAAGAGTCATCTCATGCCAGTCGAGCAGGATTAAAAGCAAAAGATGTCATTACAGCATTGAACGATGAGCCAATGAAATCTGTACTCCAATTCAAAAAATACCTTTATTATGAAGCGAATCCAAAGGATAAGTTAACGATTACGTATTATCGAGATGGTAAGAAAAATACCGTTACAGTTGATCCGACAGAAGATGAATAA
- a CDS encoding TerC family protein: protein MPVDILMQYGWVLLVLIGLEGLLAADNAIVLAIMVKHLPPKQRKKALFYGLLGAFIFRFISLFLIAILVHAWYIQALGALYLLYISVTHLYHFFKDGDKEDTTDKEAHANEQNKGSGFWMTVLKIELADIAFAIDSMLAAVAIAMTLPEFGPEMNVNLFGLSLHGMNTGQFTVMLLGGLIGVVIMRFAANWFVKVLAKYPGLEAAAFAIVGWVGIKLVVLTLAHKDVGILPEQFPHSLPWEITFWSVLIGLIVIGYLTSKKQNN from the coding sequence ATGCCAGTAGATATTTTGATGCAATATGGTTGGGTATTATTAGTCTTAATTGGTTTAGAAGGGTTACTTGCAGCAGATAATGCCATTGTGTTAGCAATTATGGTAAAGCACTTGCCACCAAAGCAACGTAAGAAAGCGTTATTCTATGGATTGCTAGGTGCATTTATCTTTAGATTTATTTCGCTATTTTTGATTGCGATATTAGTTCATGCGTGGTACATTCAAGCATTAGGAGCATTGTATTTATTATATATTTCAGTGACACATTTATATCACTTCTTTAAAGACGGTGATAAAGAAGATACAACGGATAAAGAAGCTCATGCTAACGAACAAAATAAAGGCTCTGGATTCTGGATGACAGTCCTTAAAATTGAACTTGCAGATATTGCTTTTGCGATTGATTCGATGCTTGCTGCAGTTGCGATCGCAATGACATTACCAGAATTCGGTCCTGAAATGAATGTAAACTTATTTGGATTGTCATTACACGGTATGAATACTGGTCAATTTACAGTGATGTTACTTGGTGGATTAATAGGTGTAGTTATTATGAGATTTGCTGCGAACTGGTTTGTTAAAGTGTTAGCGAAATACCCAGGCCTAGAAGCAGCGGCATTCGCTATTGTTGGATGGGTTGGAATTAAATTAGTGGTACTGACCCTTGCACATAAAGATGTTGGCATTCTACCAGAACAATTCCCACATTCATTACCATGGGAAATCACATTCTGGAGTGTCTTAATTGGATTAATCGTGATCGGTTATCTTACAAGCAAAAAACAAAACAACTAG
- a CDS encoding nuclease-related domain-containing protein, whose translation MHALKNRSILDDSLTKEYRIKHRGFIGECKLDQWLNDTPYIKYDDLYLTIDKDTIQLDTVLFIGHHVIIIDAKNYKGHYKISDTSWSNEFVTIDNPILHISRTQSILTKVINPNYLHIWMVFVDNDFKPHRPIQLPHVYMPYEKSRLLFDLSQFNHRKDESLNIQKLMQNQVSGKHFDPPIRCDDFTIQPGLLCPHCKNDLSEKIRRRYKYVTCTHCNLKISAQNLVKFNIEDWIYIYQKGITLKEALNWCPTVSKDLIYNVLKKHFNSNALKRNSTYTLKE comes from the coding sequence TTGCATGCTTTAAAAAATCGATCTATATTAGACGACTCCTTAACTAAAGAATACCGTATCAAACACCGTGGCTTTATCGGTGAATGTAAATTGGATCAATGGCTAAATGATACTCCGTACATTAAATACGACGATCTTTATTTGACAATCGATAAAGATACAATTCAGTTAGACACTGTTCTTTTTATTGGTCACCATGTGATTATCATCGATGCAAAAAATTACAAAGGTCATTACAAAATATCAGATACTTCATGGAGCAATGAATTCGTCACAATTGATAATCCTATACTGCACATTTCTAGAACCCAATCCATCTTGACTAAGGTCATTAACCCTAACTATTTACATATATGGATGGTTTTTGTTGATAATGACTTCAAACCGCATCGTCCTATACAGCTCCCACATGTATACATGCCTTATGAAAAATCACGACTTCTCTTTGATTTGTCACAATTCAATCACCGTAAAGATGAATCCTTAAACATTCAAAAGCTTATGCAAAATCAAGTCTCAGGAAAACACTTTGATCCACCTATTCGTTGTGATGACTTTACCATACAGCCTGGATTACTCTGTCCACATTGTAAGAATGATTTATCAGAAAAAATTAGAAGACGATATAAATATGTCACGTGTACTCACTGTAATTTAAAAATTTCAGCTCAAAATCTAGTTAAATTCAATATCGAAGATTGGATTTATATTTATCAAAAAGGTATCACCCTTAAAGAAGCATTAAATTGGTGCCCTACTGTATCAAAGGATTTAATTTACAATGTCTTAAAGAAACATTTTAATTCAAATGCGTTAAAACGCAATAGTACTTATACTCTGAAAGAATAA
- a CDS encoding competence protein ComK, whose product MMFNYTINFNTMCVIPATQGNITRLCTVHELNGEKVTVAATTQEVIHHACEHYSYSYDARKHFSTHLIDVTHKPPLLIDLYGKLLFFPTLSDRNKEVAWFNLSYIESYHETYNDTVLVKFKNGEKVELPLSLHIFNKQYLLATKLYFKFNQYIKNLDESYQSNSGHDISKAGNPFYQLHHDNYMNFLAERDNQRQFQLK is encoded by the coding sequence ATGATGTTTAACTACACAATTAATTTCAACACGATGTGTGTCATTCCAGCAACGCAAGGTAATATTACGAGACTATGCACTGTCCATGAATTAAATGGAGAGAAAGTAACTGTCGCTGCAACAACTCAAGAGGTCATTCATCACGCATGCGAACATTACAGTTATTCTTATGATGCAAGAAAGCATTTCTCAACCCATTTAATTGATGTGACACATAAACCTCCATTATTAATAGATTTATACGGTAAATTATTATTTTTTCCAACATTATCAGATCGTAATAAGGAAGTTGCATGGTTCAACTTATCCTACATTGAGTCATATCATGAAACATATAACGATACAGTGCTTGTGAAGTTTAAGAATGGTGAAAAAGTAGAATTACCATTGTCTTTACATATTTTTAATAAGCAATATTTACTGGCAACAAAGTTATATTTTAAGTTTAATCAGTACATTAAAAATTTAGATGAATCCTACCAATCCAATTCAGGTCATGATATATCCAAGGCAGGCAATCCTTTTTACCAATTACATCATGACAACTACATGAACTTTTTAGCAGAACGAGATAATCAACGACAATTTCAACTGAAATAA
- the hemY gene encoding protoporphyrinogen oxidase, with product MTRVAIIGGGITGLSTAYYLKQLDSNVEVDLYEASDRFGGKVKTYRDEDYTLELGPESYLGRKVVMTELAKSLGLENELVRNQVGQSYIYANNRLHPMPGGSILGIPTEIVPFMKTGLLSPQAKVRAGMELFIPKTTDRVDISLGQFFRQRLGNGVLDNIIEPLLSGIYGGNIDRLSLESTFPMFRDQVIQQGSLIKGMKETKKARRGQSSTDGGQFLQFKSGLESMIDALVEAVEEMGVNTHLNSKVDYNYDGQHQVIVNGDVVAYDNVVITTPHQVFKRWFSDDVMFTWFNQMPSTSVATVLLVFDESQVHNEHEGTGFVVARNSDVHITACTWTNKKWPHTTPEGKVVLRAYIGKPDDPIVEHATDDELVNIALSDLNEVMTIDGRPERSFVTKLVRSMPQYEVGHKRYMDILKSHINQQYPGLIITGASIDAVGLPDCVGFGKASAEQILT from the coding sequence ATGACACGTGTCGCCATTATTGGTGGTGGAATTACAGGGTTGTCAACGGCATATTACTTAAAGCAGTTAGATTCTAATGTTGAAGTTGATTTATACGAAGCATCTGATCGTTTTGGTGGCAAAGTGAAGACATATCGCGATGAAGATTATACGCTTGAACTTGGTCCAGAATCATATTTAGGACGTAAAGTGGTCATGACAGAACTCGCTAAATCATTAGGTTTAGAGAATGAACTTGTCAGAAACCAAGTTGGCCAATCATATATTTATGCGAATAATCGATTACACCCAATGCCAGGGGGATCTATTTTAGGTATCCCAACAGAGATTGTCCCCTTCATGAAGACTGGGTTACTATCACCACAAGCGAAGGTGCGTGCTGGGATGGAGTTGTTCATTCCGAAGACGACTGACCGAGTGGATATATCGTTAGGACAATTTTTTAGACAGAGACTAGGTAATGGTGTGTTAGATAACATTATCGAGCCATTGCTATCAGGTATTTATGGTGGAAACATTGATCGTTTGAGCCTAGAATCAACATTCCCAATGTTTCGTGATCAAGTGATTCAACAAGGAAGCTTGATAAAAGGGATGAAAGAAACGAAGAAAGCACGTCGTGGTCAATCATCTACAGACGGTGGTCAATTCTTACAATTTAAGAGTGGATTAGAATCAATGATTGACGCGCTCGTTGAAGCGGTTGAAGAGATGGGCGTTAATACGCATCTGAACAGTAAAGTTGACTATAATTATGACGGGCAACATCAAGTAATAGTGAACGGTGACGTTGTAGCATACGACAACGTTGTCATCACAACACCGCACCAAGTCTTTAAAAGATGGTTTTCAGATGATGTGATGTTTACTTGGTTTAATCAAATGCCATCAACATCTGTTGCAACAGTGTTATTAGTCTTTGATGAATCACAAGTGCATAATGAACACGAAGGAACAGGCTTTGTCGTTGCGCGAAATAGCGATGTTCACATTACAGCATGCACGTGGACGAATAAGAAATGGCCTCATACGACACCAGAAGGTAAAGTTGTCTTAAGAGCATATATTGGCAAACCAGATGATCCGATTGTTGAACATGCAACAGATGATGAATTAGTTAACATAGCGTTAAGTGATTTGAATGAAGTGATGACAATCGATGGACGTCCAGAACGAAGTTTTGTGACAAAACTTGTCCGAAGCATGCCGCAATATGAAGTTGGACACAAGAGATACATGGACATACTTAAGTCACATATCAATCAGCAATACCCAGGTTTGATTATTACTGGCGCAAGTATTGATGCGGTTGGTTTACCCGATTGCGTAGGATTCGGAAAAGCGAGTGCAGAACAAATATTAACTTAA
- the hemH gene encoding ferrochelatase: MTKKALLVMAYGTPYTEEDIEPYYTHIRHGRKPSEEALQDLKDRYEAIGGISPLAKTTENQAQALVEALNQRTGEEYALYIGLKHITPFIEDAVKQMHEDGIEEAVSIVLAPHYSNFSVGSYNKRAKEECDQYGIQLKSVESFYEQPKFKQYWIDIINETLQNIPESEHDETALIVSAHSLPEKIKEHNDPYPDQLEQNMQYLHEETNSQHTHLGWQSEGNTPDPWLGPDVQDLTKDLHASHGYKHFIYAPVGFVCEHLEVLYDNDYECKVVCDEVGATYHRPTMPNTDERFIDAMVDAIIALK; the protein is encoded by the coding sequence ATGACTAAAAAAGCACTCCTAGTGATGGCGTATGGTACGCCGTATACAGAAGAAGATATAGAACCATATTACACGCATATTCGTCACGGGCGTAAGCCAAGTGAAGAAGCATTACAAGATTTAAAAGATCGTTACGAAGCAATTGGTGGTATTTCTCCACTGGCGAAAACGACAGAAAATCAAGCACAAGCTTTAGTTGAAGCATTAAATCAACGTACTGGTGAAGAGTATGCATTGTATATTGGGTTAAAGCATATTACGCCGTTCATTGAAGATGCGGTAAAACAAATGCATGAAGATGGCATTGAAGAAGCAGTTTCCATTGTTTTAGCCCCTCATTATTCTAATTTTAGTGTTGGCTCATACAATAAACGTGCGAAAGAAGAGTGTGATCAATACGGTATTCAGTTAAAGTCAGTGGAAAGCTTTTATGAACAACCGAAGTTCAAGCAATATTGGATTGATATCATTAATGAAACGTTACAAAACATTCCAGAAAGTGAGCATGATGAGACAGCATTAATTGTAAGTGCCCATTCATTACCAGAAAAAATTAAGGAACATAATGATCCATATCCAGATCAATTAGAGCAAAATATGCAATATTTACACGAAGAAACAAATAGCCAACATACTCATCTAGGATGGCAATCAGAAGGCAATACGCCAGATCCTTGGTTAGGGCCAGATGTTCAAGATTTAACGAAAGACTTACATGCGTCTCATGGCTACAAGCATTTTATATATGCACCTGTTGGATTTGTGTGTGAACATTTAGAAGTATTATATGATAACGATTATGAGTGTAAGGTTGTCTGTGATGAAGTCGGTGCAACATATCACCGTCCAACAATGCCAAATACGGATGAAAGATTTATTGATGCAATGGTTGATGCAATCATAGCGTTAAAATAA
- the hemE gene encoding uroporphyrinogen decarboxylase, with product MVQNFNDTILKAIRNEQTTHTPLWFMRQAGRSQPEYREIKKKYSLFEITQQPELCAYVTQLPVEQYNTDAAILYKDIMSPLEGIGVDVEIKSGIGPVIDQPIQSLSDVEKLTPFNPYEAVPYVLDTIKILTTEKLNVPLIGFAGAPFTLASYMIEGGPSKNYNKTKGFMYKDPKAWNLLMTKLSDMTITYLRAQIDAGAKLIQLFDSWVGALNVQDYQAFIQPHMKRIVSEVKATHPVPIIMFGVGASHQMIEWQETGIDVVGLDWRTTIDEARNRGIVQTVQGNLDPAILLAPWDVIEERTRAILDQGLKSNQYIFNLGHGVFPEVQPATLKRVSQFVHDYSAHVKSTQQ from the coding sequence ATGGTGCAAAACTTTAACGATACAATATTAAAAGCAATACGAAATGAACAAACAACGCATACACCATTATGGTTTATGAGACAAGCAGGGAGAAGTCAACCTGAATACCGTGAGATTAAAAAAAAATACTCACTGTTTGAAATTACTCAACAACCTGAATTATGTGCATACGTGACACAATTACCTGTAGAGCAGTACAATACAGATGCGGCCATTCTATATAAAGATATTATGTCCCCGTTAGAAGGTATTGGGGTGGATGTTGAAATTAAATCAGGGATTGGTCCTGTCATCGATCAGCCGATTCAGTCGTTATCGGATGTAGAGAAATTGACACCGTTTAATCCATATGAAGCGGTTCCTTATGTGCTTGATACAATTAAAATTTTGACGACTGAGAAATTGAATGTACCTCTTATCGGATTTGCAGGTGCACCGTTTACACTTGCGAGCTATATGATTGAAGGTGGGCCGTCTAAAAATTATAACAAGACGAAAGGGTTTATGTATAAAGATCCAAAAGCATGGAACTTACTCATGACGAAGTTAAGTGATATGACGATTACTTATTTACGAGCTCAAATTGATGCAGGTGCTAAACTCATTCAATTATTCGATAGTTGGGTCGGTGCGTTAAATGTTCAAGATTATCAGGCATTTATTCAGCCACACATGAAGCGTATCGTATCAGAAGTGAAGGCGACACACCCAGTACCAATCATTATGTTTGGTGTTGGTGCGAGTCATCAAATGATTGAATGGCAAGAGACAGGTATTGATGTTGTCGGTTTAGACTGGAGAACAACAATCGATGAAGCGCGAAATCGTGGTATCGTTCAAACGGTTCAAGGAAATCTAGACCCAGCCATTTTATTAGCACCATGGGATGTCATTGAAGAACGTACGAGAGCCATTTTAGATCAAGGGTTGAAATCGAATCAATACATCTTTAATCTCGGTCATGGGGTATTCCCTGAAGTACAACCAGCTACATTAAAGCGTGTCAGTCAATTCGTTCATGATTATTCTGCACACGTTAAATCAACACAACAATAA
- a CDS encoding ABC transporter permease: MTSRNLYQLRKKQFNNQAMQYNKYIFNSHFLLFLFISFGAFLLWYQQLIQNGEPHLYQRIAVSLIIGLVSVQSIRMYLKRADMLYLLPYEQHMSDYFNNAIVDSIKKLIVRKIIVALILSPLAMLEGLTGYQFILLIILIIILTTLMLLMKALLIISGHYSVVFDLVQVIVVSTIVLSSFYNTLISIVFISVCIMICSTLVYWIKHKKLLVNWGALIDYEMKLEESYYKFINMFVDVPHLGLRVKRRQWLDPIVSLLTPSNKGPLTIFEYVYVRSLVRGKELLFICIRLIVLAVIVMYLVRNVHVDTLVVTLCVYLIALQLIQLFMQHRYGQWIEIWPIDERDQIRQFKRFYFKIMMAVIIILLVAFVIFHPSQFYYILIPIGILVYTYYVTTKKLVAQYYELSD; the protein is encoded by the coding sequence GTGACAAGTCGTAATTTATATCAACTGCGTAAAAAACAATTTAATAATCAAGCGATGCAATATAATAAATATATTTTCAATAGTCACTTTTTATTGTTCTTATTTATTAGTTTTGGTGCATTTTTATTATGGTATCAACAACTAATACAGAATGGTGAACCTCATCTATATCAACGAATTGCTGTAAGTTTAATCATTGGACTTGTTTCTGTACAATCGATCAGAATGTATTTGAAACGTGCTGACATGTTATATCTACTACCCTATGAACAACATATGTCTGATTATTTCAATAATGCGATCGTCGATTCTATCAAGAAATTAATCGTTAGAAAGATAATCGTTGCACTCATTTTATCTCCGCTCGCGATGTTAGAAGGGTTAACGGGTTATCAGTTTATACTGCTCATAATACTAATCATAATACTGACTACTTTGATGCTCTTAATGAAAGCATTGTTAATTATATCGGGTCATTACAGTGTCGTATTTGACTTGGTTCAAGTGATTGTTGTTAGTACAATTGTATTAAGTTCATTTTATAACACGTTGATATCTATCGTGTTCATTAGCGTGTGTATCATGATATGTTCTACTTTAGTGTATTGGATTAAACATAAAAAGCTGCTCGTTAATTGGGGAGCATTGATTGATTATGAGATGAAGCTTGAAGAATCTTATTATAAGTTTATCAATATGTTTGTCGACGTACCTCATTTAGGTCTCCGTGTTAAAAGAAGACAGTGGTTGGACCCAATCGTTTCGTTATTAACGCCTAGCAATAAGGGCCCTTTGACTATTTTCGAATATGTGTATGTTAGAAGTTTGGTAAGGGGTAAAGAATTACTCTTTATTTGTATTAGATTGATCGTGTTAGCTGTTATTGTAATGTATTTAGTGCGTAATGTTCATGTCGACACGTTAGTTGTGACGCTTTGTGTATATTTAATTGCATTACAACTCATTCAACTGTTTATGCAGCATCGTTACGGTCAATGGATTGAAATATGGCCAATCGATGAAAGAGATCAGATTAGACAATTTAAACGTTTTTATTTTAAAATCATGATGGCAGTTATCATTATCTTATTAGTCGCTTTTGTTATTTTCCATCCTAGTCAGTTTTATTACATCCTCATTCCAATTGGGATTCTAGTGTACACGTATTATGTGACAACGAAGAAACTAGTCGCTCAATATTATGAGCTTTCTGATTAA